The following proteins come from a genomic window of Hoplias malabaricus isolate fHopMal1 chromosome 15, fHopMal1.hap1, whole genome shotgun sequence:
- the nipal4 gene encoding magnesium transporter NIPA4 produces the protein MQVIHLTTDYCQNGTVIRLLCPASTATCMIDTGINWTSNHENTSIITGTHLGTDKWSKSSFWTGLTLAVLSAVLIGGSVILKKKALLRLATNGHTRAGEGGHGYLKDWLWWGGLLTMGGGEAANFAAYMFAPATVVTPLGALSVLFSAVLSSHLFGESMNLLGKLGCMLSLLGSTIMVIHAPEEEAVTTLKEMTYKLLDPGFLVFASFLLAACLVLIFYFSPRIGQINILIYISICSLLGAFTVSSVKGLGIAIRTVFTDPSVFRQPLTWILLLALVASVIIQINYLNKSLDTFNTLLVYPIYYVFFTTVVLTTSIILFKEWVSMSGVDVVGTIGGFLVIVLGVSMLHLFKDLHVTLDDLRNNLCQPLGQHSLAKREDKHTLIENVECLPPMREEGPRVFIIS, from the exons ATGCAGGTCATTCATCTTACTACAGACTACTGTCAGAATG GGACAGTGATTCGGTTGCTTTGCCCAGCGTCCACTGCCACTTGCATGATTGACACAGGAATTAATTGGACTTCTAACCATGAAAACACTTCCATCATCACTGGGACACACCTTGGTACAGACAAATGGAGTAAATCAAGCTTCTGGACTGGCCTGACGCTGGCTGTGCTCTCAGCTGTCTTAATTGGAGGAAGTGTGATTCTGAAAAAGAAGGCACTGCTTCGTTTGGCGACAAATGGTCACACCAGGGCAG gaGAAGGAGGCCATGGCTACTTGAAGGACTGGCTGTGGTGGGGTGGACTTTTGACCA TGGGAGGAGGTGAAGCTGCAAACTTTGCAGCGTACATGTTTGCTCCAGCCACTGTGGTCACCCCTCTAGGAGCTCTTAGTGTCCTTTTCAG TGCTGTGCTGTCCTCCCACCTCTTTGGGGAATCAATGAACCTGCTGGGGAAGCTTGGCTGCATGCTTAGTCTTCTGGGAAGCACCATAATGGTTATACATGCACCAGAAGAGGAGGCAGTGACAACTCTGAAGGAGATGACATATAAATTGCTGGACCCAG GTTTCCTTGTGTTCGCCAGCTTCCTTCTTGCAGCGTGTTTGGTTCTTATCTTCTACTTCTCTCCTCGCATTGGTCAGATCAACATATTAATCTACATCAGTATCTGCTCATTGCTGGGAGCTTTTACAGTGTCCTCTGTGAAGGGCCTTGGCATCGCAATCCGCACAGTCTTCACTGATCCTTCTGTCTTTCGCCAACCCCTCACCTGGATCCTTCTGCTGGCCTTGGTGGCATCCGTTATCATCCAAATCAACTACCTGAACAAGTCACTGGACACCTTCAACACCCTGCTGGTCTACCCTATCTACTATGTCTTCTTCACCACTGTAGTCCTGACCACCTCCATCATTCTCTTCAAAGAGTGGGTATCTATGTCAGGTGTCGACGTGGTAGGTACTATTGGGGGCTTCCTGGTCATTGTGCTGGGTGTAAGCATGCTACATCTTTTCAAGGACCTTCATGTGACTTTGGACGATCTGAGGAATAACTTGTGTCAGCCTCTGGGCCAGCACAGTCTGGCCAAGAGAGAGgacaaacacactctcatagAAAATGTGGAGTGTCTGCCACCTATGAGGGAGGAAGGCCCAAGGGTCTTCATTATCAGCTAA